The segment AGGAGTCACCGTAGGCGGGAGAATGCCCGATCTGCCCAAATCCGTTCTGGGACGCATGCAGGCGCAAGCCGCACCGCGGGGGCATCCCACTGCTGACCTGCTGGCCGCCTTCTCGGAGCAGGCGCTGACCGGCCGCGAGCGCGAGAACGTGCTGGCGCATCTGGCGGTCTGCGCCGCTTGTCGCGAGGCGCTGGCCCTGGCGTCGCCTCAGCCGGTGGCGGTGCAGCCGGGCGGGGTCTTCGTGCCTTGGTACCGGCGGCCTTCGATCTTCGCCTGGGCGGGCACGCTGGCGACCGTGGCCGTCGTCGGCGCTCTGGTCTTGAATTACAGCCAAAGCCGCTATTCGACGGCGACATTTTCGGATGCCACGCCGACCAAGGTGGCCAGGACTCCGCCGGCGGAGAACAAGCCGGCCGGGCCCGCGACCCAGGCCGAGGTCAGCGGCGGCCTGGCAGGCAGGGCCCAAACCGCACGCCGGGATGCCGACCAGGCCAAGGCCGAACCTCCGTTGAAGAAGGGTGCAGAGGAACGCGGGCGCAAAGAGATCTACGCTGCCTCGACACCAGCGCAGGCCCCGGCGAAGGATGAGAAGAAGCTCGACGGTGGCATGCTCCAGGGTCAGCTCAGTGCCATGAAGACGCCGGCCGCGGCGGCAGCCCATGCCCCAGAGGCCCAGGCCGCCCCTGCCCCGCAGGCCGTCGTTGCTGCCAACGCCATGGAGGAGAAGCAACAGGTTGCGGCCGGCAAGGAAGCCGATAAGCTCGAGGGCCTCGCCGCCGAGCGCTCCAAGAGCGCGAACGTCGCTGCCAGTGCTGGTTTCGGCGGAGGCACGCTGTCCAAGTCAAAGGCAGCGCTGCCGACACCAGTCTTCCGCTGGAGCATCTCCGACAAGGGCAAGCTGCAACGCTCCCGAGACCAGGGACGCACTTGGACGCCGGTGTTGGCCAGCGAGGCCACAGTCTTCCGCGCTGTGGCGGTGGTGGGGAATGAGGTTTGGGCGGGAGGGTCCGCGGCCACCTTGCTGCATTCCGCGGACGGCGCCAGCTGGACCAGACAGACTCTCCCCGGCGCCGCTGCCGATGTGGTCACGCTGCAGTTCAGCGACTCTCAACATGGCACCGCCCGGACCGCCGACGGCGTCCCCTGGACCACTTCCGACGGTGGCCAGCACTGGACCAGGCAGTAGGCGCCACCAGTTACTCTCCAATAAACGACGATCCGGATCGGTGTCTTAAAGGCAGTGCAAAACTCTCGCGGGAGTGATACAAAAGGGGGCCTCTTCCGCCCAGGTACACTCCCCGCCCAGGCGCGGATAACCTCTGTTCAGGAGCGTCCTCATGCTTGAAGCGCTCGACCTGAAAACGAGCATGTCCAAAGCGCAATACGCCAAGGAGATGCCTGAGCTGCAGGAAAGACTGCGCAAGCTGCAGTACGAGGCCCAGGATGCCGAGGTCCCGGTAGTCATCTGCCTGGAAGGCTGGGACACTGGCGGCAAGGGCCAGATCGTCAAGAAGTTGACCGAGAAGCTCGACCCGCGCCTCTTCCGCGTGCATCCCGGCACCGCTCCCTCGCCGCTGGAGCAGCGTCACCATTTCCTCTGGCGCTACCAAGTGGCGCTGCCCAATGACGGGGAAATGGCTGTCTTCGACCATTCCTGGTACGGACGCGTGCTGGTGGAACGCTGCGACAAGCTGACCCGGAAGAAGGTCTGGCGCGAGGCCTACCAGCAGATCAATGAGTTCGAGCGCTGGCTGACCGACGATGGCCAGGTCCTGCTCAAGTTCTGGCTGCACATCTCCAAGAAAGAGCAGAAGAAGCGTTTCCGCGCCTGCCTGAAGGACCCGCTGCTGAAGTGGAAGATCACAAAGGAATACCAGCGCCACCACAAGGAGTACGGCAGATGGGTGAAGGCGGTCGAGGAGATGCTGGCCAAGACCGACACCCCGAACGCGCCGTGGACGGTGGTGGAAGCCAACGACATTCGCTGGGCGCGGATCAAGGTGTTCGACACCATCGTGAAGGCCATGGAGAGCGCGCTGGCACGGCGGCAGGCGCTGCCCAGCGGCGTCTCCCGCACCGCGGCCGCAGCCGCCGCCACCCGCGACGTCCGCGCCGAGAGGGCGGCGCGCGACAGCGAGCTGGCCCGGGCCGAGGAGAAGAAGACGGTCGCCGCAGAAGCCAAACTCAAAGCGGAGGCAGCCCATGCTTGAGAAACTCGACGTCTCCAAGAAGCTGTCGGAAAAACAATACGAGGAGCAGATGGGACGGGCGCAGGTCCGGCTGCGCGAACTCGAGTTCCAGATCTACAAGAAGCAGATCCCGGTGCTGTGCGTGTTCGAAGGCTGGGACGCCGCCGGCAAGGGCGGGGCCATCAAGCGGGTCACCGAGATCCTGGATCCGCGCGGCTTCACGGTCTCCAGCTACGCGGCGCCCAAGGGAGAAGAAAAGACCCATCATTATCTCTGGCGCTTCTGGCGCAATCTCCCGCGTACCGGGCACGTGGCCATCTGGGACCGCAGCCATTACGGGCGCGTCCTGGTGGAGCGCTGCGAGGGGTTCTGCAACGCCGACGAATGGCGCCGCGCCTACCGCGAGATCAACGAGTTCGAATCGCACCAGCACTCGGCCGGCATGGTCATCTGCAAGTTCTGGCTGCACATCAGCAAGGAAGAGCAGCTGCGCCGCTTCAAGAGCCGCGAGACCGACCCCTTCCGCTCCTACAAGCTGACCGAAGAGGATTGGCGGAACCGCGCCAAGTGGGACGTGTACCTGGAAGCGGTCGAGGACATGCTCCTGCATACCAGCACGCCGTACGCGCCCTGGACGGCGGTGGAAGCCAACAACAAGTACTGGGCGCGGGTGAAGGTGCTGAAGACGGTGCTGGGAGCAATCGAACAGAGGTTGAACTGAGGGTCAGGAAGGTCATTGGTTCATGCCGATCGACCGGCGACGCAACAGGAAGCTGTTCCGGCGGCTCCACCGCTTGCTCAAACAGGCCGCGGACAAGCCGCAAGCGAAGACCGTGCACCGCCTCCGTACCACGGCACGGCGCATCGAAGCCCTCTTGCAGGAGCTCAGTCCGGATCCGGACAAGAACCAGCGCAGGCTGCTGAAGGATCTCTCTCGCCTGCGCCGGGTGGCCGGCCGGGTGCGCGACATGGACGTCCAGATGGCGCTGCTGCGCGGCTTGAAGGTCGGCCGCGACTCCCGCCACAAGGAACGCCTCCTGCAGGCGCTGGCCCGGATGCGCAGCAAGCGCGAAAAAAAGCTGTTATCCGCGCTTGCGAAGGACGGGGTGGGCGATGTCCGACGTCGCCTTTCGAAGGCGGCGCGGAGGCTTCGCATCTTTCAGGAACTGTCCCCGGCCGCGGAACCGCAGGGACCCGCCGGCGGCTTCGATCCGGTGGCCGCTGCCTTGCGCGAATTCACCCGCGTAGCGCGGGAACAGGGTGCGCTGCGCGAGGACAACCTGCACGCGTACCGGCTGGAAACCAAGCGCCTGCGCTATGTCGCCGAGATGGCGGGGGAGGATGAGACTGCGCAGAAGATCGTGGCCGAGCTCAAGCGCATGCAGGACGCCATCGGGGAATGGCACGATTGGCTGGTGCTGAGCCAGCGCGCCCAGCGGGCGCTCGAGCCCGAGACCGAGTCGCCACTGCTGGCGGCGCTCCACAACGTGATCCGTGCCAAGTTCCGCGACGCGCTCCTGGCGTGCACCGACGCGCGCAAGGACCTGCTCGAGGTCGCGCAAGCGGTGCTTTCGCCTCGCAAGGCGGCCGCTGGGATTCGAGCTAGGGCCATCGTGGCCACGGCCTGAACAGGTTCGAAGGGGGCATCCGTACTCTTCCTGAGTTCCCTCTATGCCGGTACTGGCGGCCATCGATATCGGTTCGAACTCGGTCAGGCTGAAGGTCGCGCGCCTCTCCCGGCGGCGCCTGCAGACCATCTACGAAGACCGTGAGGTCACGCGCCTGGGCGAGTCGGTCTTCAAGACCGGCCTGCTGGCGCCGGACGCCATGGCGCGCACGGTCAAGGTCCTGCGGCGCTTCCACAAGTCCATCCAGGAGCAGGGGGCGGCGGTGGTGCGTGCGGTCGCCACCAGCGCGCTGCGCGACGCGCGCAACTCCGAATCCTTCATCGAGTGGGTGGAGTCTTCGACCGGATGGCGGCTGGAGACCATCTCCGGCCTGGAGGAGGCGCGTCTCATCCACCTGGGCATCCTGGCCAACATGCGCCGCCTGCGCTCGCCCTTGCTGTTGATCGACCTGGGAGGCGGAAGCTGCGAGCTGACAGTCTCGCAGCAGGGGCATATCCGCTCCACGGTGAGCCTGCCGCTGGGCGCGGTGCGGCTGACGGAGGAGTTCCTGCGTCATGATCCGCCCAAGAAGGACGAACTGCGAAGCCTGCACCGCCTGATCGCGGAGCGCCTGACGCCCGCGGCGCATCGGATCGCCCGCGTCGGGGTGCGCACCGTGATCGCGACCTCGGGTACGGCTGCGGCGCTAGACGCCATCAACAAGGCCGAGGCCGGCGGCAAGCGCAGCGCCACCCCGGTGCCGCGCAAGACCGTGGTCAAGCTGGCGGAGATGCTGGCCAAGCGGAACCACCAGCAGCGCGCCTCCATCCCCGGGCTGGGGACCAAGCGCGCGGAGATCATCGTGGCTGGCGCTGCCGTGTACGCCGAGATCATGGAGCGCTGCAACCTGTCAGCTTTCGTCTATTCGCCGCTCGGCTTGCGCGACGGGATCCTGGCGCAGATGGCGGCGGAGCGGCATCTGAGCGCCCGTTCCACGCGGCAGATCGCCGCCGATCGCTGGGATTCGTTGCTCACCGCCGGCAAGCGGTATCACGTCGACCTGCTGCACGCCCGGCAGGTACGAGAGCTGGCCATGCGCCTCTTCGAAGAGCTCGACGAGGTGCACCAGTTGCCGGAGGATTACCGCGAATGGCTCTCGGCGGCGGCCATGCTGCATGAGGTGGGCAGCTACATCAATCGCACCGGATGGCACCGCCACGCCTACTACATCATCGCCCACTCCGAGATCCTGGGATACACGCCGCAGCAGCGGCTGATCATCGCCGCCATCGCCCGCTACCTGGGCGCGCTGCTGCCCGCCCCCGGACAGCCGTACCTGAAACCCATGCCGCCTTCCGATCGCAAGCAGGTCCCCAAGGCGGTGGCGCTGCTGCGCCTGGCCCGCGCCTTGAACCAGGGGCGCAGCGGGGCAGTGCGCGACGTTGCCGCACGGGTGAAGGATGGGCGGGTCGTCCTGCAGTTGCGCGCCATCCGCCGCATGGGCGCCGACCTGGAGCTGTGGATGCTGGAGAAGGAGCGCGGCTACTTCCGCGACACCTTCGGCCGCGACCTCTTCGCTGAACTGGGGTAGGCTGGCGGCCCGGACGCCCGACCAACGGTCACTTCCGGGACTTGCTGGCCCGGGATTTGCTGGCCCGGGATTCGGCTCCTGCGCTCTCGATGCTGCGCACCAGCTTGGGCGTCAGGCACCACTGCAACGTCGATGCCTTGCCCGTCTCTACCCGTGCCACCGCTCCTTTTTTCAAGTCCACCGCCGATTCGGAACTGCGACCGCTGATGAGCAGGCTCAGGAACTCGCTCAGGCTGGGATTGTGGCCGACCACCATGATGGCTTCCGCCTTGGCGTGGCGGGAGAGCAGGTCCCGGAACTGGGTGAAGTTCGCCTCCGGGCGCAGGCCATCGTCAATGGTGAGCTTGCCCTCAAAAGCGATCTCGTTGGCCACCAGCGACGCGGTCTGGGTGGCCCGCTTCAGCGGGCTGGAGACGACCGCGTCCACGTGGACGTCGAGGGCGGCCAGGGCCCGGCCGATCTGCCCGCACTGCTCGATCCCGTCCTTGTCGAGGGGCCGTTTTTCGTCTTTTTGGGGATTGAGCTTGTGCTGGCCGGCGCTGGCGTGACGCAAGAAATAAACAATCATGACGATCACTTCCGGGCCACGATTCTAATGCAATCGTGCGGCTACGTCCTGCGGCTGGTGCGACGGTGCGGCACAATCCGCGTTTCTTCCAGAACCTGTTTGCCTTCAGCGAGGCCGATGAGGAACTCCTGGGCGTTGAATCCCGGCGGCCCCAGCCCCGCGGCCTGCCGGCGACGGGAAGCAAGCAGCTCTTCCGCTCGGACGTAAGAACCATCGGGTTGCAGCAACCGCGCCTTCGCCGTGTCCAGAAGATAGACCTTCAGGAGCTCGTCCAGCAAGCGCTGGCGCAGCATGGGGTCACGCACCGGAAAGACGACCTCCACCCGGTCATAGAGGTTGCGCGGCATCAGGTCGGCGCTGCCCACGTAGATCTCGTCGTCGCCCCCGTTGGCGAAGTAATAGACGCGGCTGTGCTCCAGGAATCGTCCCACGATCGAGCGCACCCGGATGCGGTCGCTCACCCCGCGGATGCCCGGCCGCAGCGCGCACTTGCCGCGCACGATCAGGTCGATCTCGACCCCAGCCTGCGACGCGCGGTACAGGGCCTGGATGATGTTCTTGTCGAGCAAGCCGTTCATCTTGGCGAGGATGCGCGCCGGCTCCCCCCTTCTGGCGCGCTCCGCTTCCCGCCCGATGAGCGCCAGCATCGCTTCCGCCAATTCCAGAGGGGAGAGCAGCAGCGGCAGGTAATTGTCGCGCTCGGAATAAGCGGTCATGAAATTGAAGACGCTGTGCACCGCCGAAGTCATTTCCTCGTCGGCGGTGAACAGGCTCAGGTCGGTGTACTGACGCGCCGTGATCTCGTTGTAATTGCCGGTGCCCAGGTGGGCGTACTGCCGGATGACCCCGTCGCCCTCCTCGCGCGCGATCAGCGTGAGCTTGCAGTGGGTCTTCAGCCCGACCAGCCCGTGGAAGACCTGCACCCCGGCATCCTCCAGGTGGCGCGCCCACTTGATGTTCGGCGCCTCGTCGAAGCGCGCCTTGAGCTCGACCACGGCGGTGACTTCCTTTTGCTGCGCCGCTTCCACCAGCGCGTTCACCATCGGCGAGTTCTGGCTGGTGCGGTACAGCGTCTGCTTGATGGAACGCACCCGCGGGTCTTCGCAGGCCGACTCCACGAACGAGACCACCGGGTCGTAGGAATCGAACGGATGGTGGAGCAGGACGTCGTGCTCCCGCAGCTCTTCGAAGAAGTCCTTCTTCTTCGGGCCGAGGTGGAATTCCCGGGGCACGAAACTCTTGTACTTCAGCTCCGTCCGGCGGCTCTGGTCGTAGATGGTCATCAGCCGCGAGAAGTTCACCGGACCGTCGGTAGGGTAGACCTGCCAGTTCTCCAGCTCGAACTCGGTGCGCAGGCGCTCGATGATCTCGGGGTTGGCGTCGGCCTCGATCTCCAGCCGCACGGCGTCTCCGCGGCGGCGGTTGTGCAGCTCGGTGCGCACCGACTCCAGCAGGTTCCGCGACTCCTCCTCCTGCAGGTAGAGGTTGCTGTTGCGCGTCACCCGGAAGGCTGCGGCCGAGATGATGTCGTAGCCCGAGTACATATCGGCGGCGTGCATGCTGACCAGGTCGGCCAGGAAGACGTAGTCCTCGGTCTCGGGCAGGCGCACCAGCCGCGGCAGGGCCCTCGGCACGGTCACCACTCCCATGTAGGTGCCGGCGGCGCGGCGGCGGCGGCGCAGCAGCAGCGCCACGCAAAGCGCCTTGTTCAGCACCCGCGGGAAGGGATGCGCCGGATCGATGGTCACCGGCGTCAGCAGGGGATCGAGCTCGCGCTGCCGGTATTCGTTCAGGTAGGCGAGCTGTTCGGTGTCGAGTTCGTGCAGTCCCAGCACCCGGATGCCCTGCTCCGCCAGCGCCGGGCGCAGGCGCTGGTTCCAGCAGCGGTACTGGAGGTCGGTGAAGTCGTGGGTCTCGCGCGCGATCATGTCGCGCTCGTCGGCCGGCGCCAGCCCGTCGACGCCCGGCTCGGTGTAGCCGTCCTCGATGCGTTGCAACAGGGCCGCCACCCGCACCTCGAAGAACTCGTCCAGGTTGCTGGCGGTGATGGCCAGGAACTTGACCCGTTCCAGCAGCGGGTTGCGCTCATCCTCCGCTTCCTCGAGGACGCGCCGGTTGAACTTCAACCAGGAGCCTTCAGGATTGATGTAGAAAGCCGGATTTTCCAGGGAACGTGCCATACCAACCGGGGGACTTCTATCGTATGCCGCTCCGAGCAGGGCGGCAAGTGACCCCGGAGTATCGGTGCAAGCCGCTGAAACAAAACAACTTATTTCTTCCGTCACGCGCGAATGTGCGCCCTCTGCTCGACCCGCATCCCGGCCCGGTTTATCCTTGAGTGTTTGGCTGGAGGACGCTGCGTGGCTAAGCCCGCTTTCGTGAAGGTTTCCCGCGCCGGATTACAAGAGCAGGTGCGCAAGCTGTGGCCGGAGATGGAGTGGATCCGCGACACCGACCTGCGCCAGAAGGTCGAGAACACCTGGGTGCTGGCCCTCGAGCGCAGCCCCCTCACCCCGAAAGACCTCGACGAGATCCCCTTCACCCTGCTCGTTCCCGACTGCCCGACCACTTTCATGGAGCACAAGCGTTGCGTGGTGCACATCGCGCGCCGGGCCGCGGAGGCGATGAAGGAATTCATGGGCGGGGCGCTCGCCATCGACATGGACACGGTCATCGCCGGCGCCATCCTGGCCGATGTCGGCAAACTACTGGAGTACGAGAAGTCGGGCGGCAAGGCGCGGCAGAGTGAACGCGGCGAACTGCTGCGGCATCCCTTCACCGGCGTGGCGCTGGCCATGGAGTGCGGTGTGCCCGACGAGGTCTGCCACATCATCGCCGCCCACGCCGCCGAGGGCGCGCAGGTCAAACGCACCACCGAGGCCTGGATCGTGCATCACGCGGACTTCATGGCCTTCGAGCCGTTCAAGACGCTGAAGAAGTAGTCGGGAGTCGGAGTCAGCATGGCCACAGGCAGCGGAAAGCAGGCGATCACGGCGGACATGGCGAAGTGGGCGGCGGGGCTGAAGTTCTCCGACCTCTCCCAGGATGCCGTGTATCAGGCCAAGCGCTTCTTCCTCGATTCCATGGGCTGTGCGCTCGGCGGCTACGGGGTGCACGACGTGCAGATCGCGCTCCAGGTCCTGGATGAGATCGCGGCCCACGGCCCGGCGACTGTCATCGGCGCCGGCAAGCGCGTGGACGCCGTCTCGGCTTCGCTCGCCAACGCCCTGATGATCCGCTGCATGGATTACAACGACATTTACTGGAAGCAGGACCCGTCGCACCCCTCCGACATCTTTCCCGCCGCCATGGCGTGCGTGGAGCGCGCCAAGGGCGACGGCTGCGAACTGATCGTCGGCTTCGTGCTCGGTCACGAATTCGAGCAGCGTTTTTGCGAGGCGGCTTTTCCCGGCATCCGTGAGCGGGGATGGCACCATGCGACCCTGACCGCCTTCGTCTCACCCATCGTCGCCGGGCGCGCCCTGCATCTCGATTGGGAGAAGATCCAGCACGCCATCGGCATCTCGGCCTCGCGCCAGTGCACCTTTGGCGCCGTCACCGCCGGCAAGCTCACCATGATGAAGAACACCGTGGACCCGATGGCCACGCAGTCCGGCGTGCTGGCGGCCCTGCTTGCAGAAAAGGGTTACACCGGCCCCGAACACGTGGTGGATGGCAAAGAGGGACTGACCCATTGCTTCGGGCCCGAGTGGAAGCTCAACGTGCTGACCGACGGGCTGGGACAGTCGTGGCGCATCACCCAATGCGGCATGAAGTTCTTCCCTACCGAGGCCCTGACCCACGCGCCCCTCTCCGCCGTGCTCGACCTGGTCAAGACACACGACCTCAAGCCTGAACAGGTCGAGAGCGTGACCATCCGCTCCCTGGCGCGCGCCGCCGACATCCTGAGCGACTCGAGCAAGTACGACCCGCGCAGTAAGGAGACCGCCGACCATTCGCTGCCCTACGTGATCGCAGCCGCCATCGTGGACCGCCAGGTCACGCCGCTGCAGTTCAAGAATGAGAAGATCATGGACCCGCGCATCCGCGAGCAACTGCACAAGGTGAAAGTGGTCGCCGATCCCGAGATCGAGAAGGTCTTCCCCGCCCTGCAACGCGTGCACGTGACCATCAGGACGACGGATGGTAAGGAATTCACGGAGCAGTTGGACTATCCGAAAGGTGACCCGCGGAATCCGCTCTCCGACAAGGAGATCGAAGAGAAGTTCGAGGCGCTGGCCGGGCCGGTGATGGCGAAAGACGCGCGGCGGAAGGCCATCGAGGCGATCTGGAAGCTGGAAAAGCAGAGTTCTGTTACGGAGTTAATGGCGCTGTTCAAAGCTCAAAGCGTGGCGGTGCCGGCGTAAAGGCCTCAACCGCAGAGAACGCCGAGAACGCAGAGGAGGTTTTTCAATTGTTTCCTCGGCGGTCTCTGCGATCCCTGCGGTGAAATGGTTTTTCTTATGAGCCAAACGGTAGTCG is part of the Terriglobales bacterium genome and harbors:
- the sixA gene encoding phosphohistidine phosphatase SixA, which codes for MIVYFLRHASAGQHKLNPQKDEKRPLDKDGIEQCGQIGRALAALDVHVDAVVSSPLKRATQTASLVANEIAFEGKLTIDDGLRPEANFTQFRDLLSRHAKAEAIMVVGHNPSLSEFLSLLISGRSSESAVDLKKGAVARVETGKASTLQWCLTPKLVRSIESAGAESRASKSRASKSRK
- a CDS encoding MmgE/PrpD family protein is translated as MATGSGKQAITADMAKWAAGLKFSDLSQDAVYQAKRFFLDSMGCALGGYGVHDVQIALQVLDEIAAHGPATVIGAGKRVDAVSASLANALMIRCMDYNDIYWKQDPSHPSDIFPAAMACVERAKGDGCELIVGFVLGHEFEQRFCEAAFPGIRERGWHHATLTAFVSPIVAGRALHLDWEKIQHAIGISASRQCTFGAVTAGKLTMMKNTVDPMATQSGVLAALLAEKGYTGPEHVVDGKEGLTHCFGPEWKLNVLTDGLGQSWRITQCGMKFFPTEALTHAPLSAVLDLVKTHDLKPEQVESVTIRSLARAADILSDSSKYDPRSKETADHSLPYVIAAAIVDRQVTPLQFKNEKIMDPRIREQLHKVKVVADPEIEKVFPALQRVHVTIRTTDGKEFTEQLDYPKGDPRNPLSDKEIEEKFEALAGPVMAKDARRKAIEAIWKLEKQSSVTELMALFKAQSVAVPA
- a CDS encoding HD domain-containing protein, whose translation is MAKPAFVKVSRAGLQEQVRKLWPEMEWIRDTDLRQKVENTWVLALERSPLTPKDLDEIPFTLLVPDCPTTFMEHKRCVVHIARRAAEAMKEFMGGALAIDMDTVIAGAILADVGKLLEYEKSGGKARQSERGELLRHPFTGVALAMECGVPDEVCHIIAAHAAEGAQVKRTTEAWIVHHADFMAFEPFKTLKK
- a CDS encoding CHAD domain-containing protein yields the protein MPIDRRRNRKLFRRLHRLLKQAADKPQAKTVHRLRTTARRIEALLQELSPDPDKNQRRLLKDLSRLRRVAGRVRDMDVQMALLRGLKVGRDSRHKERLLQALARMRSKREKKLLSALAKDGVGDVRRRLSKAARRLRIFQELSPAAEPQGPAGGFDPVAAALREFTRVAREQGALREDNLHAYRLETKRLRYVAEMAGEDETAQKIVAELKRMQDAIGEWHDWLVLSQRAQRALEPETESPLLAALHNVIRAKFRDALLACTDARKDLLEVAQAVLSPRKAAAGIRARAIVATA
- a CDS encoding Ppx/GppA phosphatase family protein, with translation MPVLAAIDIGSNSVRLKVARLSRRRLQTIYEDREVTRLGESVFKTGLLAPDAMARTVKVLRRFHKSIQEQGAAVVRAVATSALRDARNSESFIEWVESSTGWRLETISGLEEARLIHLGILANMRRLRSPLLLIDLGGGSCELTVSQQGHIRSTVSLPLGAVRLTEEFLRHDPPKKDELRSLHRLIAERLTPAAHRIARVGVRTVIATSGTAAALDAINKAEAGGKRSATPVPRKTVVKLAEMLAKRNHQQRASIPGLGTKRAEIIVAGAAVYAEIMERCNLSAFVYSPLGLRDGILAQMAAERHLSARSTRQIAADRWDSLLTAGKRYHVDLLHARQVRELAMRLFEELDEVHQLPEDYREWLSAAAMLHEVGSYINRTGWHRHAYYIIAHSEILGYTPQQRLIIAAIARYLGALLPAPGQPYLKPMPPSDRKQVPKAVALLRLARALNQGRSGAVRDVAARVKDGRVVLQLRAIRRMGADLELWMLEKERGYFRDTFGRDLFAELG
- a CDS encoding YCF48-related protein, with the translated sequence MPDLPKSVLGRMQAQAAPRGHPTADLLAAFSEQALTGRERENVLAHLAVCAACREALALASPQPVAVQPGGVFVPWYRRPSIFAWAGTLATVAVVGALVLNYSQSRYSTATFSDATPTKVARTPPAENKPAGPATQAEVSGGLAGRAQTARRDADQAKAEPPLKKGAEERGRKEIYAASTPAQAPAKDEKKLDGGMLQGQLSAMKTPAAAAAHAPEAQAAPAPQAVVAANAMEEKQQVAAGKEADKLEGLAAERSKSANVAASAGFGGGTLSKSKAALPTPVFRWSISDKGKLQRSRDQGRTWTPVLASEATVFRAVAVVGNEVWAGGSAATLLHSADGASWTRQTLPGAAADVVTLQFSDSQHGTARTADGVPWTTSDGGQHWTRQ
- the ppk1 gene encoding polyphosphate kinase 1, with product MARSLENPAFYINPEGSWLKFNRRVLEEAEDERNPLLERVKFLAITASNLDEFFEVRVAALLQRIEDGYTEPGVDGLAPADERDMIARETHDFTDLQYRCWNQRLRPALAEQGIRVLGLHELDTEQLAYLNEYRQRELDPLLTPVTIDPAHPFPRVLNKALCVALLLRRRRRAAGTYMGVVTVPRALPRLVRLPETEDYVFLADLVSMHAADMYSGYDIISAAAFRVTRNSNLYLQEEESRNLLESVRTELHNRRRGDAVRLEIEADANPEIIERLRTEFELENWQVYPTDGPVNFSRLMTIYDQSRRTELKYKSFVPREFHLGPKKKDFFEELREHDVLLHHPFDSYDPVVSFVESACEDPRVRSIKQTLYRTSQNSPMVNALVEAAQQKEVTAVVELKARFDEAPNIKWARHLEDAGVQVFHGLVGLKTHCKLTLIAREEGDGVIRQYAHLGTGNYNEITARQYTDLSLFTADEEMTSAVHSVFNFMTAYSERDNYLPLLLSPLELAEAMLALIGREAERARRGEPARILAKMNGLLDKNIIQALYRASQAGVEIDLIVRGKCALRPGIRGVSDRIRVRSIVGRFLEHSRVYYFANGGDDEIYVGSADLMPRNLYDRVEVVFPVRDPMLRQRLLDELLKVYLLDTAKARLLQPDGSYVRAEELLASRRRQAAGLGPPGFNAQEFLIGLAEGKQVLEETRIVPHRRTSRRT